Proteins encoded together in one Benincasa hispida cultivar B227 chromosome 1, ASM972705v1, whole genome shotgun sequence window:
- the LOC120071575 gene encoding mediator of RNA polymerase II transcription subunit 12 → MQRYHPASCTSAVNNSAIGGPSARDTVRADSSSLPANFPLNSRRPAPLTAYKLKCEKEDLNNRLGPPDFHPQTSSCPEENLTREYVQSGYRETVEGLEESREIFLTQVQAFSKHLVIKCKDATRKRLRAINDSRAQKRKAGQVYGVPLSASLLTKPGIFPEQRPCGEDFRKKWIEGLSQQHKRLRSLADNVPHGYRKRALFEVLIRNNVPLLRATWFIKITYLNQVRPNSASISCGAFDKAQLSRTEFWTKDVVDYLECLVEEFFSRSNSHLTPPNKDRSPQMFSVGFTHTKGDPPSAVFDGEEPSLHFKWWYVVRLMLWHQAEGLLLPSLIVDWVLGQLEENDVLEILELLLPIIYGVLDTIVLSQTYVRTLVRISVRFIRDSFPGGSDLVDNSRRAYTTAALVEMLRYLVLAVPDTFVALDCFPFPPCVVSHTVNDGNFGSKVPEDATKLRYTSAEIASPFRSKSIDFQYQSSAFDNVVSSIRKCADNLAKAVNPKFPVCSVAKAVHALDKSLLHGDIGVAYKYLFEDCCNGSIYEGWFEEVSPCLRMSLKWIQTVNVAFACSVFFLCEWATCEYRDFWSAAPRELKFTGGKDFSQVYIATRLLKMKAKDLQSLSGLKFENSSGLNSTKGSSHQNSLFGRKPVGSLFEPKSRLKKLGGNGSLDLFESPGPLHDTLVCWIDQHEVQKGEGFKRVQLLIMELVRAGIFYPHSYVRQLIVSGIMDSNGPAVDSDKRRRHQQILKHLPGRFMRATLDDGKIAQGAQLVEVINVYSKERRLVLHGLVCEQQSDISSANISSNRKRKMCPTSDKVSSSVTSVNQLKSIPSLSNTSSTKSVKSEVDIEEMKEAISFLLRFPNSFSLPTDTGLDDTTGTGKKSFVSVYGKIDIGEATHGCEDCRRAKKQKVSDERNLYLHGSSPIPSDDEDMWWVKKGPKSSETLKVDPPVKTTKPVSKGRRKTQSLAHLAASRIEGSQGASTSHVCDNRVACPHHRSGIEGDATRGIDGSKISGDIASIGKSLKRLRLTEKRAISSWLMTAVKQFIEETEKTISKAGQFGRTLTIVDDRNTIRWKLGEDQLSSILFLSDVCNDFVSGVKFLLWLLPKVLISSNSTMNSRRSILLLPKNVENQVCEVGEAYLLSSLRRYENILVAADLISEALSSVTHRAMAIMASNGRISGSAAVVYARYLLKKYSSLPSVVEWEKSFKATCDKRLIAELDPGSSLDGELGLPLGVPAGVEDLDDFFRQKIGGGRLSRVGMNMRELVGRQVDDAFHYLFGKDRKFFSVGAPKVLAAEKSDEGYQIAHKIITGLMECIRHTGGAAQEGDPSLVSSAVSAIVGNLGSTVSKMADFIVGGSSNIPSASGSLDFAKRILSIHVTCLCLLKEALGERQSRVFEIALATEAFSALAGVYPSGKTSRSQFQSLADPHDSNTHVFGDNSKVIVGRATKVAAAISALVIGAVIQGVCSLERLVTLFRLKEGLDFIQFVRTTRSNANGNTRTMGMHKIESSIEDYVHWFRLLVGNCRTVFDGLIVELLGEPSIVALFRMQRLLPLSLVLPPAYSIFSFVVWRPFILNSAVSVREDVNQLCQSLTIAIGDIVRHLPFRDVCLRDSQGFYNHLMIDTSDVEFAAILELNGSDIPLKSMAFVPLRARLFLNAIIDCKLPSSMYNQDDGSRISGVGDGKGQYSERKMKLLDRLVHVLDTLQPAKFHWQWVELRLLLNEQAIIEKLETLETRDMSLAEAVRLASPSPEKVAASDNEKNFIEIILTRLLVRPDAASLFSDVIHLFGRSLEDSMLLQAKWFLGGQDVLFGRKSIRQRLTNIADSKGLSTKTMFWKPWGWCISGSDTSYLEEGEVVEEGTASRKYSQKSVQMLDNEVLHSSQQFVTERALIELVLPCIDQSSEESRNTFANDLIKQLNNIEQQINAVTSGTSKQTGSVPSGIEGPTSKGSSRKMKGGSPGMARRSTGSTDSPLPSPAALRASMSLRLQLILRLLPVILEDREPSGRNMRHMLASVVLRLLGNRMVHEDANLTFCPPHSSMVKKEVESPSEASFAAFADLPGESLFGRMLLILHGLLSSCQPSWLGLKTAAKSTNETSKDSTALVRELAESLQNELHCMQLPDMIRWRIQAAMPIPLPPGRCFLSYQPPTIHLSALSSFQSSISTPGHGSGNSSMPQGSKISSPRVISSAPGKSKPLPPQQDHDTEIDPWLLLEDGAGSSQSSSNAAVIGSGEHANFRASYWLKGAVRVRRTDLTYIGAVDDDS, encoded by the exons ATGCAAAGGTATCATCCTGCCAGCTGCACTAGTGCAGTTAATAATAGTGCAATAGGTGGGCCATCAGCAAGGGATACTGTCCGAGCTGATTCTTCTTCATTGCCAGCCAATTTCCCCTTAAATTCCAG GCGGCCAGCTCCACTTACAGCTTACAAGTTGAAGTGCGAGAAGGAGGATTTAAATAACCG GCTAGGGCCTCCCGACTTTCACCCTCAAACTTCAAGCTGTCCTGAGGAGAACCTCACCAGAGAGTATGTGCAGTCTGGATACAGAGAAACTGTTGAAGGGCTTGAG GAGTCCAGAGAGATCTTCTTGACTCAGGTTCAAGCCTTTTCTAAGCATCTTGTCATCAAGTGCAAAGAT GCTACAAGAAAACGTCTAAGGGCCATAAATGATTCGCGTGCTCAGAAACGGAAG GCTGGTCAAGTTTATGGTGTTCCCCTATCTGCTTCTTTGTTAACAAAACCTGGCATTTTTCCTGAACAAAGACCTTGTGGTGAGGATTTTCGGAAAAAGTGGATTGAG GGTTTATCACAACAGCATAAACGTTTGCGATCTTTAGCTGATAATGTTCCTCATGGGTATAGGAAAAGGGCTCTTTTTGAGGTTCTCATTAGGAACAATGTCCCATTGCTGAGAGCAACGTGGTTCATTAAAATTACTTATCTTAATCAG GTGCGTCCTAATTCTGCCAGTATTTCATGTGGAGCATTTGACAAAGCTCAGTTGTCCCGCACAGAATTTTGGACCAAAGATGTGGTTGACTATTTGGAATGCCTTGTGGAGGAATTTTTTTCAAGAAGCAATTCCCATTTGACTCCACCAAACAAAGACCGGTCTCCACAAATGTTTTCTGTTGGATTCACTCATACAAAGGGCGATCCTCCATCTGCAGTCTTTGATGGTGAAGAGCCATCATTACATTTCAAATGGTGGTATGTGGTCAGGCTCATGCTATGGCATCAGGCTGAAGGGCTTCTGCTTCCCTCCCTCATTGTCGATTGGGTGCTGGGACAACTGGAG GAAAATGATGTTCTTGAGATTTTGGAGTTGCTGCTGCCAATTATATATGGGGTTTTAGATACAATTGTTCTATCTCAGACCTATGTACGCACTCTTGTCAGAATTTCTGTTCGGTTTATTCGAGATTCTTTTCCTGGTGGATCAGATCTAGTAGATAATTCAAGGAGAGCGTACACGACAGCTGCTTTGGTGGAGATGCTTCGCTATTTGGTTCTGGCTGTGCCCGACACATTTGTTGCTTTGGATTGCTTCCCGTTTCCGCCTTGTGTTGTATCACATACAGTTAATGATGGGAATTTTGGGTCAAAGGTACCTGAAGATGCAACGAAACTGAGATATACTTCGGCAGAAATTGCCAGTCCATTCAGAAGTAAAAGTATTGATTTTCAGTATCAATCCTCAGCTTTTGATAATGTTGTTTCATCAATAAGGAAATGTGCCGACAATCTTGCAAAGGCAGTAAACCCTAAATTCCCAGTTTGCAGTGTGGCTAAAGCTGTGCATGCATTAGATAAGTCTCTACTACATGGAGATATTGGAGTAGCGTATAAATATCTTTTCGAAGACTGCTGTAAtggatccatttatgaaggttGGTTTGAAGAAGTAAGCCCTTGTTTAAGAATGTCATTGAAATGGATCCAGACTGTCAATGTGGCATTCGCTTGTTCAGTATTTTTTCTATGTGAGTGGGCAACATGTGAATACAGGGATTTTTGGAGTGCTGCACCTCGAGAGCTAAAGTTCACTGGTGGGAAAGATTTTTCTCAGGTTTATATTGCCACTAGACTTCTGAAAATGAAAGCCAAAGATCTACAAAGTTTATCTGGacttaaatttgaaaactcAAGTGGACTCAATTCCACAAAGGGTTCTAGCCATCAGAACAGTTTGTTTGGTAGGAAACCAGTTGGTAGTTTATTTGAACCTAAAAGTAGGTTGAAAAAGTTGGGAGGTAATGGTTCATTGGACTTGTTTGAAAGTCCAGGTCCCTTGCATGATACTCTGGTTTGTTGGATTGATCAACATGAAGTGCAAAAAGGAGAAGGTTTTAAGCGTGTTCAGCTTCTCATAATGGAACTTGTACGTGCTGGTATATTTTATCCTCATTCATATGTCAGGCAACTAATAGTTAGTGGGATTATGGATTCCAATGGGCCAGCAGTTGATTCAGATAAAAGAAGGAGACACCAACAAATCTTGAAGCATTTACCTGGAAGATTTATGCGTGCCACTCTGGATGATGGAAAAATTGCACAAGGAGCACAACTTGTAGAGGTTATAAATGTTTACTCCAAAGAACGTCGTCTGGTACTTCATGGGCTCGTATGCGAACAACAAAGCGACATTAGTAGTGCAAATATATCATCCAATAGAAAGCGAAAGATGTGTCCGACCTCTGACAAGGTTTCTAGTTCTGTAACTTCTGTAAATCAATTGAAATCTATTCCGTCATTGTCCAACACAAGCTCTACTAAAAGTGTCAAAAGTGAAGTTGACATTGAAGAGATGAAGGAAGCCATCTCATTTCTTTTGCGGTTTCCAAACAGTTTTTCACTTCCCACAGACACTGGCCTAGATGATACTACAGGGACTGGTAAAAAGTCTTTTGTGTCAgtgtatggaaaaatagatattGGAGAAGCAACACATGGCTGTGAAGATTGTAGAAGAGCCAAAAAACAGAAAGTAAGTGATGAAAGGAACTTGTACCTTCATGGATCTTCACCAATTCCATCAGATGATGAAGATATGTGGTGGGTGAAGAAGGGGCCTAAATCCTCTGAAACATTGAAGGTCGATCCACCGGTAAAGACAACAAAGCCAGTTTCTAAGGGAAGACGCAAGACACAAAGTCTTGCTCATCTAGCTGCATCTAGAATAGAAGGTAGTCAGGGTGCATCAACGAGTCATGTATGTGATAATAGGGTAGCCTGTCCTCACCATAGATCTGGAATAGAAGGTGATGCTACCAGAGGAATAGATGGTAGCAAAATAAGTGGAGATATTGCTTCTATTGGGAAAAGTTTAAAACGTCTTAGACTTACAGAGAAGCGAGCAATTTCAAGTTGGTTGATGACTGCGGTTAAGCAGTTTATCGAGGAGACTGAAAAAACTATCTCAAAAGCTGGCCAGTTTGGTCGGACTTTAACAATTGTTGATGATAGGAATACTATACGTTGGAAGCTTGGAGAAGATCAGCTTTCATCCATATTGTTTTTATCAGATGTATGTAATGATTTTGTTTCAGGGGTCAAATTTCTCCTCTGGTTGCTGCCAAAAGTCCTTATTAGTTCAAATTCTACAATGAACAGCCGGAGGAGCATTCTACTTTTACCAAAGAATGTTGAAAATCAAGTTTGTGAAGTAGGCGAAGCATATCTATTATCATCTCTTCGAAG ATACGAGAATATACTTGTCGCAGCTGATCTTATTTCAGAAGCATTGTCATCCGTAACCCATCGTGCTATGGCTATTATGGCTTCAAATGGACGTATTTCAGGCTCTGCAGCGGTAGTATATGCTCGGTATCTGTTGAAAAAGTATAGCAGCTTGCCTAGTGTCGTTGAATGGGAGAAAAGTTTTAAGGCAACATGTGACAAGAGACTTATTGCAGAACTTGATCCAGGGAGTTCATTGGATGGAGAGTTGGGGCTTCCACTTGGAGTTCCTGCAGGTGTGGAGGATCTTGATGATTTTTTTAGGCAAAAGATTGGGGGTGGTCGACTCTCTAGggttggaatgaatatgcgaGAATTGGTTGGGCGACAAGTTGACGATGCCTTCCActatttatttggaaaagatagGAAATTCTTCAGTGTTGGTGCGCCAAAGGTTCTTGCTGCAGAGAAATCAGATGAGGGGTACCAGATAGCTCACAAAATAATCACAGGATTAATGGAATGCATCAGGCATACAGGAGGTGCTGCTCAGGAAGGTGATCCATCATTAGTGTCTTCTGCTGTTTCAGCTATTGTTGGTAATCTGGGTTCAACTGTGTCTAAGATGGCTGATTTTATAGTTGGAGGCAGCTCGAATATTCCATCTGCTTCTGGTTCATTGGACTttgctaaacgcattttatccATTCATGTTACCTGCCTATGCCTACTCAAGGAAGCTCTAGGAGAGCGTCAAAGCCGTGTATTTGAGATTGCTCTTGCAACAGAAGCCTTTTCTGCACTTGCTGGAGTATATCCTTCTGGGAAGACATCAAGGTCTCAGTTTCAATCATTAGCAGATCCCCATGATTCTAACACTCATGTCTTTGGTGATAACTCCAAAGTAATAGTTGGTAGAGCTACAAAAGTTGCAGCAGCTATTTCTGCACTTGTCATTGGGGCAGTTATTCAGGGGGTTTGTAGTCTAGAACGACTGGTAACACTCTTTAGATTAAAAGAAGGATTAGATTTTATTCAGTTTGTTAGGACTACTAGGTCAAATGCAAATGGAAACACCCGTACAATGGGAATGCACAAGATTGAAAGTTCCATTGAGGATTATGTACATTGGTTTAGGTTGCTTGTTGGAAATTGTAGAACTGTGTTTGATGGGTTGATTGTGGAGCTACTAGGAGAGCCATCTATTGTGGCACTTTTTAGAATGCAACGGTTGCTTCCGCTTAGCTTGGTCCTACCTCCTGCCTATTCTATATTCTCATTTGTAGTATGGCGCCCTTTTATCTTGAATTCTGCTGTTTCAGTTCGTGAAGATGTGAATCAACTGTGTCAATCTTTAACAATTGCAATTGGTGATATTGTAAGGCATTTGCCTTTTCGAGATGTCTGTTTAAGGGATAGTCAGGGTTTCTATAACCATTTGATGATAGATACCAGCGATGTTGAATTTGCTGCCATACTGGAGTTAAATGGTTCTGATATCCCCTTGAAGTCCATGGCCTTTGTTCCTCTACGTGCAAGGCTTTTCTTGAATGCTATTATTGATTGTAAGTTGCCAAGTTCTATGTATAATCAAGATGATGGGAGTAGGATATCAGGAGTTGGTGATGGCAAGGGTCAGTATTCTGAGAGAAAAATGAAGCTTCTAGACAGGCTTGTACATGTTTTGGATACCTTACAACCTGCTAAATTTCATTGGCAGTGGGTGGAACTTAGGCTTCTTTTGAATGAACaagccattattgagaaactTGAGACACTTGAGACACGAGATATGTCCTTAGCTGAAGCTGTTCGTTTGGCATCACCAAGTCCTGAAAAGGTTGCTGCTTCTGATAATGAGAAGAATTTTATTGAGATTATCCTAACAAGGCTGTTGGTCAGGCCAGATGCTGCATCTCTTTTTTCAGATGTGATTCATCTTTTTGGCCGCTCTCTTGAAGATTCAATGTTGTTGCAAGCAAAATGGTTTCTAGGAGGTCAAGATGTTCTATTTGGAAGGAAATCAATTCGACAGAGGCTAACTAATATTGCTGACAGTAAAGGTCTATCAACTAAGACCATGTTTTGGAAGCCTTGGGGTTGGTGTATTTCTGGCTCTGATACTTCCTATCTTGAAGAAGGAGAGGTTGTCGAAGAAGGCACAGCTTCTAGAAAGTATAGCCAAAAGTCTGTCCAAATGCTTGACAATGAGGTCTTGCATTCCAGTCAGCAGTTTGTGACTGAAAGGGCTCTTATTGAATTAGTTCTTCCATGCATAGATCAGAGTTCTGAAGAATCACGCAACACCTTTGCTAATGATTTAATTAAGCAGTTGAATAATATTGAGCAACAAATAAATGCAGTTACTTCAGGGACAAGTAAACAAACAGGATCTGTTCCTTCAGGGATCGAGGGCCCTACAAGCAAAGGAAGTAGTCGCAAAATGAAAGGTGGCAGTCCGGGAATGGCTAGACGTTCAACTGGCTCAACAGATTCTCCTCTACCCTCCCCTGCAGCTTTGCGAGCATCAATGTCGTTGCGTTTACAATTAATATTGAGATTACTCCCTGTCATCCTTGAAGATAG gGAGCCATCAGGACGAAACATGAGACATATGCTTGCCTCTGTTGTTCTTCGTCTTCTTGGCAATCGAATGGTTCATGAGGATGCAAACCTTACCTTTTGTCCCCCCCATAGTTCGATGGTAAAGAAGGAAGTAGAGTCACCTTCCGAAGCTTCATTTGCTGCATTTGCAGATTTGCCAGGTGAAAGTCTTTTTGGTAGGATGTTATTGATTCTACACGGGCTTTTGAGTAGTTGCCAACCGAGTTGGTTAGGTTTGAAGACTGCTGCAAAGTCGACCAATGAAACAAGCAAGGACTCTACTGCTCTTGTTCGTGAACTGGCTGAAAGTTTACAG AATGAATTGCACTGCATGCAACTACCTGATATGATTAGATGGCGTATCCAAGCTGCAATGCCAATTCCACTTCCTCCTGGTCGGTGTTTTTTATCTTACCAGCCACCAACAATACATCTTTCTGCCCTTTCTTCATTTCAATCCAGCATTTCCACACCCGGGCATGGTTCTGGAAACAGTAGCATGCCTCAAgggagcaagatatcatcaccGAGAGTTATTTCTAGCGCACCCGGGAAGTCGAAACCTTTGCCACCGCAGCAGGATCATGATACAGAAATTGACCCTTGGTTGCTTCTAGAAGATGGTGCTGGATCAAGTCAATCTTCCAGCAATGCTGCTGTAATTGGTAGTGGCGAACATGCAAATTTCCGAGCATCTTACTGGCTAAAAGGGGCTGTGCGGGTGAGACGGACAGATTTGACATATATTGGCGCAGTGGATGATGACAGCTGA